A single window of Selenomonas sputigena DNA harbors:
- the galT gene encoding UDP-glucose--hexose-1-phosphate uridylyltransferase, producing MCDMQHEICRLLHFARQKGLIAPEDEVYAANRLLDVLGVEEYVPEQVDETLETATPILERMLDYAAGKGLIEGTTDERDLFDTRIMDCVMPRPSEVVRQFRALYATSPREATDYYYDLSIASNYIRKARIDKNIAWRAETEYGALDVTINLSKPEKDPRDIAKAKLAKSSSYPKCLLCRENEGYAGRVNHPARETHRLIPLKLAGRSWFLQYSPYTYYNEHCIVLNNEHVPMVISRETFENLAAFLEIFPHYFAGSNADLPIVGGSILSHDHYQGGRYTFAMERAAVEQEYRFANYPNIRAGRVKWPMSTLRLTSSDKGALIDLATKILAAWRTYSDASVEILAETDAPHNTITPIARRRGADFEFDLVFRNNRTTEEHPLGLFHPHADVHHIKKENIGLIEVLGLAILPARLKSEMEQVRTELLKGTEDIAGIADIEKHADWYRSVRASHPAVTEANADEILRDEIGAVFLRVLTHAGVFKRDAAGMAAFDRWIDSIKDV from the coding sequence ATGTGTGATATGCAGCATGAAATATGCCGCCTCCTGCACTTTGCCCGTCAGAAGGGGCTGATTGCGCCCGAGGATGAAGTCTATGCCGCGAATCGTTTGCTCGACGTGCTCGGTGTGGAAGAATATGTTCCGGAGCAGGTGGATGAAACACTGGAGACGGCGACGCCCATCTTGGAGCGCATGCTCGACTATGCGGCGGGGAAGGGGCTGATCGAGGGCACGACGGATGAGCGCGATCTCTTTGATACGCGCATCATGGACTGCGTGATGCCGCGTCCGTCCGAGGTCGTGCGTCAGTTTCGCGCCCTTTATGCAACATCGCCGCGTGAGGCGACGGATTACTATTATGACCTGAGCATCGCCTCGAACTACATCCGCAAGGCGCGCATCGACAAGAACATTGCATGGAGGGCAGAAACGGAGTACGGCGCTCTCGATGTGACGATCAATCTCTCGAAGCCGGAGAAGGATCCGCGCGACATCGCAAAGGCAAAGCTCGCGAAATCTTCCTCCTATCCGAAATGTCTGCTCTGCCGCGAGAATGAGGGCTACGCGGGGCGCGTGAATCACCCCGCGCGCGAGACGCATCGCCTCATTCCGCTTAAGCTTGCGGGGCGTTCGTGGTTTTTGCAGTATTCGCCTTACACCTACTACAACGAACACTGCATTGTGCTGAACAACGAGCATGTGCCGATGGTGATCTCGCGCGAGACGTTTGAAAATCTTGCAGCGTTTCTTGAGATTTTTCCGCATTATTTCGCGGGCTCGAATGCCGATCTGCCGATCGTCGGCGGCTCGATCCTCTCGCATGACCACTACCAGGGCGGGCGCTATACGTTTGCCATGGAACGCGCGGCGGTGGAGCAGGAATACCGCTTTGCGAACTATCCGAATATCCGCGCGGGGCGCGTGAAATGGCCGATGTCGACACTGCGCCTCACGTCATCCGACAAGGGAGCTCTCATCGACCTTGCAACGAAGATTCTCGCCGCGTGGCGCACATACAGCGACGCTTCGGTGGAGATTCTGGCGGAGACGGATGCGCCGCACAACACGATCACGCCGATTGCGCGACGGCGCGGCGCGGATTTCGAGTTCGATCTCGTCTTCCGCAACAACCGCACGACGGAGGAACATCCTCTCGGGTTGTTCCATCCGCATGCCGATGTGCACCACATCAAGAAGGAGAATATCGGCCTGATCGAGGTGCTGGGGCTGGCAATCCTGCCCGCGCGGCTTAAATCAGAGATGGAACAGGTGCGCACGGAACTCTTGAAGGGAACGGAGGACATCGCGGGCATCGCGGACATTGAAAAGCACGCGGACTGGTATCGCTCGGTACGCGCGTCGCATCCCGCAGTGACGGAGGCGAATGCAGATGAAATCCTGCGCGATGAGATCGGCGCCGTGTTTTTACGGGTGCTCACGCACGCGGGCGTTTTCAAGCGCGATGCGGCGGGGATGGCGGCGTTCGATCGCTGGATCGACAGTATAAAGGACGTTTGA
- a CDS encoding LacI family DNA-binding transcriptional regulator, whose translation MKATIIDVAKESGVSVATVSRVVNGNYPVREKTRLKVEDAIKKLEYVPNLQARELNMQRSSSIGVVVPSFDNMFFVEVLDGIEEHLRQSSYSLLLACAQNDAAREEECVRDFITRNVSGVIVVSPNTEMVVSDFYENTAARLPLVFVNSAREVAGISYVTSDQSSGARAALEHLFHYGHERILFLQGENSDSYRIKEKVYRSVMQERGTFHEADIVNIGEGNRIETVENTMFILMDMMLDLVPTAIFCCNDLMAMGALNACQRMGRCVPQDISLIGYDNTALSRYTAPNLTTVDQHMGDLGREAARLMLAKIEDGVTENVVLANTVVERGTTGFRVEES comes from the coding sequence ATGAAGGCGACGATCATCGATGTGGCAAAGGAATCCGGCGTTTCGGTGGCGACGGTCTCGCGCGTGGTGAACGGAAATTATCCCGTGCGTGAAAAGACACGGCTCAAGGTGGAGGATGCCATCAAGAAACTGGAGTATGTGCCGAATTTGCAGGCACGTGAGCTGAACATGCAGCGCTCATCGAGCATCGGCGTCGTCGTACCGAGCTTTGACAATATGTTCTTTGTCGAGGTGCTCGACGGAATCGAGGAGCATCTGCGGCAGAGCTCGTACTCCCTGCTCCTCGCGTGTGCACAGAATGATGCAGCGCGTGAGGAAGAGTGCGTGCGGGATTTCATCACACGCAATGTTTCGGGCGTCATCGTTGTCAGTCCGAATACGGAGATGGTTGTGTCGGACTTCTACGAGAATACGGCGGCGCGCCTGCCTCTGGTCTTTGTCAACAGTGCGCGGGAGGTTGCGGGTATATCATACGTGACGAGCGATCAGAGCAGCGGGGCGCGGGCGGCGCTTGAGCATCTCTTTCACTACGGGCACGAGCGCATCCTCTTCCTGCAGGGGGAAAACAGCGATTCTTACCGCATCAAGGAGAAGGTCTACCGTTCCGTCATGCAAGAGCGCGGGACATTCCATGAAGCGGATATTGTCAATATCGGCGAGGGAAATCGCATCGAGACTGTCGAGAACACGATGTTCATCCTGATGGACATGATGCTGGACCTTGTGCCGACGGCAATCTTCTGCTGCAACGATCTCATGGCGATGGGGGCGCTGAATGCCTGTCAGCGCATGGGGCGGTGCGTGCCGCAGGATATCTCGTTGATCGGCTATGACAATACGGCACTCAGCCGATACACTGCGCCCAACCTTACGACCGTCGACCAGCACATGGGCGATCTCGGGCGGGAGGCGGCGCGCCTCATGCTGGCAAAGATCGAGGATGGCGTGACGGAGAACGTCGTGCTTGCCAATACTGTGGTTGAGCGCGGGACGACAGGGTTTCGCGTGGAAGAAAGTTGA
- a CDS encoding galactokinase translates to MAILDEMKKVFREKFGAAETHAYFSPGRVNLIGEHTDYNGGHVFPCAISLGTYALAAPRADDVSRLYSMNAEEQGVVEFPMHGAVKSAAYGWANYPIGVVRMMEDAGHPAAHGFDILVYGTLPNGAGLSSSASIEVLMGVILNEELGLGIDMAEIVKLAQKAENEFVGMNCGIMDQFAVGMGKKDCAILLDCNTLEYRYSKLDLKGCSIVITNTNKAHSLVSSAYNERRMQSEAALKALQKVKAIKTLGELTNAEFDENAAVIEDEVERRRARHAVYENRRTLEAVEALEQNDVKRFGALMNDSHVSLRDDYEVTGPELDALAELAWQQEGVLGSRMTGGGFAGCTVSIVRDEAIPAFEKNVAEAYTEKIGYAPSFYVANIADGAHRL, encoded by the coding sequence ATGGCAATCTTGGATGAGATGAAAAAAGTATTTCGTGAGAAATTCGGTGCGGCTGAAACGCATGCGTATTTCTCGCCGGGGCGTGTGAATCTCATCGGCGAGCATACGGACTACAATGGCGGGCACGTCTTTCCGTGTGCGATCTCGCTCGGCACGTATGCGCTCGCTGCGCCGCGTGCGGATGATGTGTCGCGCCTCTACTCGATGAATGCAGAGGAGCAAGGCGTGGTGGAGTTCCCCATGCACGGTGCGGTGAAGAGCGCAGCCTATGGCTGGGCCAACTATCCCATCGGCGTCGTGCGCATGATGGAGGATGCGGGACATCCTGCAGCGCACGGTTTCGACATCCTCGTCTACGGGACGCTGCCCAACGGTGCGGGGCTTTCTTCTTCCGCTTCCATCGAGGTTTTGATGGGGGTCATTCTGAATGAGGAGCTTGGACTCGGCATCGACATGGCGGAGATTGTAAAGCTCGCGCAAAAGGCGGAGAATGAATTCGTCGGCATGAACTGCGGCATCATGGATCAGTTTGCCGTCGGCATGGGCAAGAAGGACTGCGCGATCCTGCTCGACTGCAATACACTTGAGTACCGCTACAGCAAGCTCGACCTCAAGGGGTGCAGCATCGTCATCACAAACACGAACAAGGCGCACAGCCTCGTTTCTTCTGCGTATAACGAGCGGCGCATGCAGAGCGAGGCGGCGCTGAAAGCTCTGCAGAAGGTCAAGGCGATCAAAACGCTCGGCGAGCTGACGAATGCAGAGTTCGATGAGAATGCCGCCGTCATCGAGGATGAGGTCGAGCGCAGACGCGCACGCCACGCGGTTTATGAAAACCGCCGCACACTTGAGGCAGTGGAGGCGCTTGAGCAGAATGATGTGAAGCGGTTTGGCGCACTGATGAACGATTCCCACGTTTCCCTGCGCGACGATTACGAGGTGACGGGGCCCGAGCTGGATGCGCTCGCGGAACTCGCGTGGCAGCAGGAGGGAGTGCTCGGCTCGCGCATGACGGGAGGCGGCTTTGCGGGCTGCACGGTCAGCATTGTGCGCGACGAGGCAATTCCTGCATTTGAGAAGAATGTTGCAGAGGCATATACGGAGAAGATTGGCTATGCGCCGAGCTTCTATGTGGCGAATATTGCGGACGGCGCACACCGTCTGTAA
- a CDS encoding alpha-galactosidase: MNIVYHEQGRVFHLFNDSVSYIFMVLPHGGLGSLYYGKALRDREGFEHIFERVHRGMTACVFADTRSYSLDAIRQELPTYGSSDFRRPALNVLQENGSRILDLQYAGYRVMDGKPKLAGLPATYAEAETEAKTLIVEVKDELTGLRAELLYTIFAEGGAIARSVRYINEGKEVLHLQKVMSMSIDLPDTQYDWLELTGAWSRERHIEIRPLTTGITAIGSRRGHSSGQYNPFAALLRRGTTETCGEALAMSLVYSGNFEMLAEVDNHGVTRLQAGIHSTDFDWKLVPGAEFQTPEAVLVWTDAGLNGMSQTYHRLYQKRLARGLWRDKVRPILINNWEATYFDFTEEKLLKIADKAAECGIELFVLDDGWFGARTSDYAGLGDWTVNRDRLPNGIDGLAEKIEARGMKFGIWVELEMVNEDSDLYRAHPDWVLSVPGRRKSLGRSQCVLDFSRKEVVDNIYEQMEAILASGKVSYVKWDMNRSITECWSHALPADQQGEVFHRYILGLYELYERLTAKFPHVLFESCASGGGRFDPGMLYYAPQAWTSDNSDAAERQKIQYGTSMCYPVSSMGSHVSVVPNHQMNRMTPLHTRANTAYFGTFGYELDLNKLTEEEIAEVKEQVSFMKEYREIFQYGTFYRLQSPFENNVMAWMSVSADRKTAIVGWYRTLNRVNYRFDRVKLAGLLPDILYENRRSGVCCYGDELMNYGLITTDGTAGEPIAENGLSVDFESRIYVLKAVE; this comes from the coding sequence ATGAACATCGTTTATCATGAGCAGGGCAGGGTTTTTCATCTCTTCAACGATTCCGTGAGTTACATCTTCATGGTGCTGCCCCATGGCGGGCTGGGTTCGCTCTACTACGGCAAGGCGCTCCGCGACCGTGAGGGTTTTGAGCACATCTTCGAGCGCGTGCACCGTGGCATGACGGCATGTGTCTTTGCGGATACGCGCAGCTACTCGCTGGACGCGATCCGCCAGGAATTGCCGACGTACGGCTCGTCGGATTTCCGCCGCCCTGCGCTGAACGTTCTGCAGGAAAACGGCAGCCGTATCCTCGATCTGCAGTATGCAGGCTATCGTGTCATGGACGGCAAGCCGAAACTTGCCGGGCTGCCTGCGACGTATGCGGAGGCGGAGACGGAGGCAAAGACGCTCATCGTCGAGGTGAAGGATGAATTGACGGGACTGCGTGCCGAGCTTCTCTATACCATATTTGCCGAGGGTGGTGCAATCGCACGCAGTGTGCGTTACATCAACGAGGGCAAGGAAGTGCTGCATCTGCAGAAGGTCATGAGCATGTCGATTGACTTGCCCGATACGCAGTACGATTGGCTGGAGCTGACGGGGGCATGGTCGCGCGAACGTCATATAGAGATTCGTCCGCTCACAACGGGCATCACGGCGATTGGCAGCCGCCGCGGGCATTCCTCGGGACAATACAATCCTTTTGCAGCGCTCCTGCGCCGTGGGACGACGGAGACATGCGGTGAGGCGCTGGCGATGAGTCTCGTTTACAGCGGGAATTTCGAGATGCTTGCCGAGGTCGACAACCACGGCGTGACACGTCTGCAGGCGGGCATCCACAGCACGGATTTTGACTGGAAACTTGTGCCGGGCGCAGAGTTTCAGACGCCCGAGGCGGTTCTTGTCTGGACGGATGCGGGACTCAACGGCATGAGCCAGACGTATCACCGGCTCTATCAGAAGCGGTTGGCGCGCGGGCTGTGGCGCGACAAGGTGCGCCCGATTCTCATCAACAACTGGGAAGCGACGTATTTCGACTTTACGGAGGAGAAGCTGCTCAAGATAGCGGACAAGGCGGCGGAGTGCGGCATCGAGCTCTTCGTTCTCGACGATGGCTGGTTCGGTGCGCGCACATCCGACTATGCGGGACTGGGCGATTGGACGGTCAACCGCGATCGTTTGCCGAACGGCATCGACGGACTCGCGGAGAAGATCGAGGCGCGAGGCATGAAGTTCGGCATCTGGGTTGAGCTTGAGATGGTCAATGAGGACTCTGACCTCTATCGTGCGCATCCCGATTGGGTGCTTTCCGTACCGGGACGGCGCAAGTCGCTCGGACGCTCGCAGTGCGTGCTCGACTTCTCGCGCAAAGAGGTGGTCGACAATATCTATGAGCAGATGGAGGCGATTCTTGCGAGCGGCAAGGTCTCCTATGTGAAGTGGGACATGAACCGCAGCATCACGGAATGCTGGTCGCATGCGCTGCCTGCCGATCAGCAGGGCGAGGTGTTCCATCGCTATATCCTCGGTCTTTACGAGCTCTACGAACGCCTGACCGCGAAGTTCCCGCATGTGCTCTTCGAGTCCTGCGCTTCGGGCGGCGGTCGCTTTGACCCCGGTATGCTTTATTATGCGCCGCAGGCGTGGACGAGTGATAATTCGGATGCCGCCGAGCGGCAGAAGATCCAGTACGGCACATCCATGTGCTATCCTGTGAGCAGCATGGGCAGCCATGTCTCCGTCGTGCCGAACCATCAGATGAATCGCATGACGCCGCTGCACACGCGTGCGAATACGGCATACTTCGGAACGTTCGGCTATGAGCTTGATCTGAACAAGCTGACGGAAGAGGAGATTGCAGAGGTCAAAGAACAGGTTTCCTTTATGAAGGAGTATCGGGAAATCTTCCAGTACGGGACGTTCTATCGCCTGCAAAGCCCCTTTGAAAATAATGTCATGGCGTGGATGAGCGTGAGTGCGGATCGGAAGACGGCGATTGTCGGCTGGTATCGCACGCTGAACCGCGTGAATTACCGCTTCGATCGCGTGAAGCTTGCGGGACTTCTGCCGGACATCCTCTATGAGAATCGTCGCAGCGGTGTGTGCTGCTACGGCGATGAGCTGATGAACTACGGGCTTATCACGACGGACGGCACGGCGGGCGAACCGATTGCGGAGAACGGGCTGTCGGTGGATTTTGAGTCGCGCATTTATGTGCTGAAGGCTGTTGAATAG
- the galE gene encoding UDP-glucose 4-epimerase GalE, whose translation MAILVCGGAGYIGSHAVHALIEKGEQVVIVDNLQTGHRGALNPKAKFYEGDIRDALVLDKIFTENKVEAVIHFAANSLVGESMEKPLLYFNNNVYGMQVLLEAMVRHGVDKIVFSSTAAVYGEPKRVPIHEDDETCPTNTYGETKLTMEKMMKWVSRANGVRYVSLRYFNAAGALPDGSIGEDHATETHLIPLILQVPTGRRDHITVFGDDYPTPDGTCLRDYIHVVDLADAHVLALEYLRKGGASDIFNLGNGQGFSVKEMIAAAEKATGRSIKVEIGARRAGDPAQLIASSEKARSVLGWKPQFTDVEQVIGTAWRWHEHHPHGYED comes from the coding sequence ATGGCGATATTGGTATGCGGCGGCGCGGGCTATATCGGCTCTCATGCCGTGCACGCGCTCATCGAAAAGGGCGAGCAGGTTGTCATTGTCGACAATCTGCAGACGGGACATCGCGGCGCACTGAACCCGAAGGCAAAGTTTTACGAGGGCGACATTCGCGACGCTTTGGTTCTCGACAAGATTTTTACTGAAAACAAGGTCGAGGCGGTCATTCACTTTGCGGCAAATTCTCTCGTCGGCGAGAGCATGGAAAAACCCCTGCTCTACTTCAACAACAATGTCTATGGGATGCAGGTGCTCCTTGAGGCGATGGTGCGCCATGGCGTCGACAAGATCGTATTCTCCTCGACGGCAGCGGTCTACGGCGAGCCGAAGCGCGTGCCGATCCACGAGGACGATGAAACATGCCCGACGAACACCTATGGCGAGACGAAGCTCACGATGGAGAAGATGATGAAGTGGGTGAGCCGCGCCAATGGCGTGCGCTATGTGTCTCTGCGCTACTTCAATGCGGCGGGGGCTTTGCCGGACGGCTCGATCGGCGAGGATCACGCGACGGAAACGCATCTCATTCCGCTCATCCTGCAAGTGCCGACGGGGCGGCGCGACCATATCACGGTGTTCGGAGACGACTATCCGACGCCGGATGGAACGTGCCTGCGCGACTACATCCACGTTGTCGATCTCGCGGATGCCCATGTGTTGGCGCTCGAATATCTGCGAAAGGGCGGTGCGAGCGACATCTTCAACCTCGGCAACGGGCAGGGCTTCTCGGTCAAGGAGATGATTGCAGCAGCGGAAAAGGCGACGGGACGCTCCATCAAGGTGGAGATTGGCGCACGGCGCGCGGGCGACCCGGCGCAGCTCATCGCGTCCAGTGAGAAGGCGCGCTCCGTGCTCGGCTGGAAACCGCAATTCACAGATGTGGAGCAGGTCATCGGCACGGCGTGGCGCTGGCATGAACATCATCCGCATGGTTATGAGGACTAG
- the amrS gene encoding AmmeMemoRadiSam system radical SAM enzyme — MSADSRTAKTEGADERIVCSLCPHHCRLADGETGFCRARMNEGGTIRCRNYGRLTSVALDPIEKKPLYHFHPGSFILSVGSFGCNLRCPFCQNYAISMADGQSETQDVTPAELASLAHDLSRRPHGNIGVAFTYNEPLLSYEFIMDTAPLLHEAGLAVVLVTNGTIAPAPLEALLPHVDAMNIDLKGWQPDFYRRLGGDLAAVKHTIARAVKSCHVEVTTLIIPGQNDSASDMEEEARWLASLRPDLPLHISRYFPRWHENTPATPIETIERLAAIAGKHLRFVHKGNC; from the coding sequence TTGAGCGCGGATAGCCGCACCGCAAAGACAGAGGGAGCAGACGAACGCATCGTCTGCTCCCTCTGTCCGCATCACTGCCGCCTCGCCGACGGCGAGACGGGCTTCTGCCGCGCCCGCATGAATGAAGGCGGCACGATCCGCTGCCGGAACTACGGCAGGCTGACCTCCGTCGCCCTCGATCCCATCGAGAAGAAGCCGCTCTATCACTTCCACCCGGGAAGCTTCATCCTCTCCGTCGGCAGCTTCGGCTGCAACCTCCGCTGTCCCTTCTGCCAGAATTACGCAATCTCCATGGCGGACGGGCAAAGCGAGACGCAGGACGTCACGCCCGCAGAACTTGCTTCGCTCGCCCATGACCTCAGCCGCCGCCCGCACGGCAATATCGGCGTCGCTTTCACCTACAACGAGCCGCTTCTAAGCTATGAGTTCATCATGGACACGGCGCCGCTGCTGCACGAGGCCGGCCTCGCCGTCGTCCTCGTGACAAACGGCACGATCGCACCTGCGCCCTTGGAAGCGCTTCTCCCGCATGTCGACGCCATGAACATCGACCTCAAGGGTTGGCAGCCGGACTTCTACCGCCGTCTCGGCGGCGACCTCGCTGCGGTCAAGCATACGATCGCCCGCGCGGTAAAGAGCTGCCACGTCGAAGTCACGACGCTCATCATCCCCGGTCAGAACGACAGCGCAAGCGATATGGAAGAAGAGGCGCGCTGGCTCGCCTCTCTGCGTCCCGACCTGCCGCTTCACATCAGCCGCTACTTCCCGCGCTGGCATGAGAATACTCCCGCGACGCCCATCGAAACGATCGAGCGGCTCGCTGCAATCGCGGGGAAGCATCTTCGATTCGTGCATAAGGGGAACTGCTGA
- a CDS encoding glycoside hydrolase family 2 TIM barrel-domain containing protein, translated as MAAFDFEKLRDPCYFAENRLPAHSDHVFYRDEAELARGVSSFYRTLDGIWHFAYARNTEHIPQGFEAADYDCRDWETIRVPAHIQMEGYGAPHYTNTTYPWDGHESIVPGEIPVRDNPVGCYVKYFAVPEDWERVYISFGGVDAALALFLNGHFVGYSEDSCTPADFDLTPYLVTGENKLAAMVFRYTSASWLEDQDFWRFSGIYRDVLLYTKPQHHIEDVAVRAVPLERDGYTHGKLDVHLTFGDAAEKHVEILLCDPEGDCVEGEKAVITEKSHAFSGEAACVRLWSAEHPWLYHLMIRVRDAAGALQEVVRVRVGFREFCIRDGVMQINGKRIVFKGVNRHEFDSDHGRAMDPALFEQDLIALKRANVNAIRTSHYPNSSRLYELADIYGFYVIDETNLETHGSWMKNGACAKDAHTVPGDREEWLPAVLDRAQSMYERDKNHPCILIWSCGNESCGGRIIYEMSEYFRRVDPTRLVHYEGIFWDRSYPATSDMESQMYTKAADIEAFLKEHRDKPFICCEYTHAMGNSCGGMHKYTELTEREPLYQGGFIWDFGDQAIRRRGRYGEDVFLYGGDFGDRPSDYNFSGNGIFFADRRPTAKLQEVKYNYQNFTLRPSWEGVEIENKSLFSYAGDYDLWLSLLLDGREIWQAYAGEHDVPPGETRFIKNRLPYAGEGEYVLTASLLVKEEEIWAPAGHEIAFGQAVVVPPEDAGTRLLDVLGFGVAAPAYMPLEASGSLRVVQGDINLGVQGEGFSLMFSSAQGNLVSYRHGGRELIEELPQPSFWRAPIDNDYGSGRMADTAQWKLASLYRRCTRIEYSVDGEDFETVKGFFGRRDERHAKRVTVRFTYALATEPAAACVVSYTAEASGEVGVTMEYEATEGMPEMPDFAMIFTLDTDYDRIRFYGYGPKENYIDRCCGARLGVYESTASDEVEPYLRPQETGNHCGVRWIEVTDHGGHGIRLAADVPFEASALPYSPHELENARHAYDLPRPQHTYLRASAGMCGVGGDDSWGAPVLAEYTYPNGKRSLSFTMKGI; from the coding sequence ATGGCTGCATTCGACTTTGAGAAATTGAGAGATCCGTGCTACTTCGCAGAGAACCGTCTGCCTGCGCACAGCGACCACGTATTCTATCGCGACGAAGCGGAGCTTGCGCGCGGCGTGTCCTCATTTTACCGCACGCTCGACGGCATTTGGCATTTCGCCTATGCGCGGAACACCGAGCACATCCCGCAGGGATTCGAGGCGGCGGATTATGACTGCCGCGATTGGGAGACGATCCGTGTGCCGGCGCATATCCAGATGGAGGGGTACGGAGCGCCGCATTACACGAATACGACGTACCCGTGGGACGGGCATGAGAGCATCGTGCCGGGCGAGATTCCCGTGCGTGATAATCCCGTCGGCTGCTATGTGAAGTATTTTGCCGTGCCCGAGGATTGGGAGCGCGTCTATATCTCCTTTGGCGGCGTGGATGCGGCGCTCGCACTCTTCCTCAACGGTCATTTCGTCGGCTACAGTGAAGATAGCTGCACACCTGCAGACTTCGACCTGACGCCGTATCTCGTGACGGGGGAGAACAAGCTGGCGGCGATGGTATTCCGCTATACGAGTGCGAGCTGGCTTGAGGATCAGGACTTCTGGCGCTTCTCGGGAATTTATCGCGACGTCCTGCTCTACACGAAACCGCAGCATCACATCGAGGATGTTGCCGTTCGTGCCGTGCCGCTTGAGCGGGATGGCTATACGCACGGAAAGCTTGATGTGCACCTCACATTCGGCGATGCGGCAGAAAAGCATGTCGAGATTCTGCTCTGCGATCCGGAAGGAGATTGCGTAGAGGGAGAAAAGGCAGTCATCACGGAAAAGAGTCATGCGTTTTCGGGAGAGGCTGCCTGCGTGCGTCTCTGGAGCGCGGAGCACCCATGGCTCTACCATCTTATGATCCGCGTGCGTGATGCGGCGGGTGCTTTGCAGGAGGTCGTGCGCGTGCGCGTCGGTTTCCGTGAGTTCTGCATCCGAGATGGAGTCATGCAGATCAACGGCAAGCGCATCGTGTTCAAGGGAGTTAATCGGCACGAGTTTGATTCCGATCATGGGAGGGCGATGGATCCCGCGCTCTTCGAGCAGGATCTCATCGCGCTGAAGCGTGCGAATGTCAATGCGATTCGTACGTCGCACTATCCGAACAGCAGTCGTCTCTACGAGCTGGCAGACATTTATGGCTTTTATGTGATCGATGAGACGAACCTTGAGACGCACGGCTCATGGATGAAGAATGGGGCGTGTGCGAAGGACGCGCATACTGTTCCCGGCGACCGCGAGGAGTGGCTGCCCGCCGTGCTCGATCGCGCTCAGTCGATGTATGAGCGCGACAAGAATCATCCGTGCATCCTCATCTGGTCGTGCGGCAACGAGTCCTGCGGCGGCCGCATCATCTACGAGATGAGCGAGTACTTCCGCCGCGTCGATCCCACGCGCCTCGTGCATTACGAGGGCATTTTCTGGGACCGCAGCTATCCGGCGACGAGCGATATGGAGAGTCAGATGTATACGAAGGCGGCGGACATCGAAGCGTTCCTCAAGGAGCACCGAGACAAGCCGTTCATTTGCTGCGAGTATACGCATGCGATGGGCAACAGCTGCGGCGGCATGCACAAGTACACGGAACTGACGGAGCGCGAGCCGCTCTATCAGGGAGGCTTCATCTGGGATTTCGGCGATCAGGCGATCCGCAGGCGCGGGCGTTATGGCGAGGATGTATTCCTCTACGGCGGCGACTTCGGCGATCGTCCGTCGGACTACAACTTCAGCGGCAACGGTATCTTCTTTGCCGATCGTCGTCCTACGGCAAAGCTGCAGGAGGTGAAGTACAACTATCAGAATTTCACGCTCCGTCCTTCATGGGAAGGTGTGGAGATCGAGAATAAGAGCCTCTTTTCGTATGCGGGCGACTATGATTTGTGGCTCTCGCTCCTCCTTGACGGGCGCGAGATCTGGCAGGCGTATGCAGGGGAGCATGATGTGCCGCCGGGAGAAACACGCTTCATCAAGAATAGGCTGCCTTACGCAGGCGAAGGCGAGTATGTGCTGACGGCATCGCTCCTTGTCAAAGAGGAGGAAATATGGGCGCCTGCAGGCCATGAGATCGCCTTCGGGCAAGCGGTCGTCGTGCCGCCTGAGGATGCAGGAACGCGCCTTTTGGATGTCCTTGGCTTTGGCGTCGCCGCTCCTGCTTATATGCCGTTGGAGGCGTCGGGCAGCCTGCGCGTGGTGCAGGGAGATATCAACCTCGGCGTGCAGGGGGAGGGCTTTTCCCTCATGTTCTCAAGCGCGCAGGGCAATCTCGTCTCCTATCGCCATGGCGGACGGGAGCTGATCGAGGAGCTGCCGCAGCCGAGCTTCTGGCGTGCGCCGATCGACAATGACTACGGCAGCGGACGCATGGCGGATACGGCGCAGTGGAAACTCGCGAGCCTCTACCGCCGCTGCACGCGCATCGAGTACAGCGTGGACGGCGAAGATTTCGAGACGGTGAAAGGTTTCTTCGGCAGACGCGATGAACGGCATGCCAAGCGCGTCACCGTGCGCTTTACTTATGCGCTTGCCACGGAGCCTGCTGCTGCATGCGTGGTCTCCTATACGGCGGAGGCGAGCGGGGAAGTCGGCGTCACGATGGAATATGAGGCAACAGAGGGGATGCCGGAGATGCCCGACTTTGCCATGATCTTTACGCTAGATACGGACTATGATCGCATTCGATTCTATGGCTACGGGCCGAAGGAAAACTACATCGACCGCTGCTGCGGCGCACGTCTCGGCGTCTACGAGAGCACGGCGTCGGACGAGGTCGAGCCGTATCTGCGTCCGCAGGAGACGGGCAATCACTGCGGCGTGCGCTGGATCGAGGTTACGGATCATGGCGGTCACGGAATCCGTCTCGCGGCAGATGTGCCGTTTGAGGCATCGGCGCTCCCGTACAGTCCGCACGAATTGGAGAATGCGCGCCATGCGTACGATTTGCCGCGTCCGCAGCATACATATCTGCGTGCGTCGGCGGGCATGTGCGGCGTGGGCGGCGACGACAGCTGGGGCGCACCCGTGCTTGCGGAGTATACCTATCCGAATGGGAAGAGAAGCCTCTCGTTTACGATGAAGGGGATTTGA